Sequence from the Paenibacillus tundrae genome:
TGGATGGGATTATCGTATTGCTGGTATTTTTTGTGTTTATTCTGATCTACATTTTGAATATCCGGGATGCGTACATGACCGGGCTTGCTAGAGAAGAAGGCAAGCAGATACGAAGTGCAGGAGCCACGATCCGCAACATGATGGATCGAAACTTCCCATATCTGTTTCTGTCCATTCCGGCACTTGGGATACTCTTTTTCACCATTATGCCAATCTTGTTCACGGTCACCATCGCGTTTACGAATTATTCGGCGCCGGATCATATCCCGCCAGCTAAACTGGTAGACTGGGTCGGCTTCAAGACATTCAGTGATCTGATCCAGCTCAAGTCATGGAGTCAGACGTTCTACGGTGTTCTCACCTGGACGGTGATCTGGGCCATTTTAGCTACAGTTACTACTTATTTCGGTGGTGTACTCGTGGCGTTATTGATTGAACAGCGGGGTATACGCTTCAAGAAGGTGTGGCGTACGATTTTCATCCTGCCTTATGCCATCCCGCAGATTATTTCCCTGTTGTTGATGCGCAATCTGTTCAACGGCCAGTTTGGGCCGATCAATACGTATATGAGAGCTTTTGGGCTGGAGGGATTACCTTGGCTGACCGATCCGTTCTGGGCAAAGGTTACGGTCATTGTCGTCAACATGTGGATCGGTATCCCGGTCAGCATGGTGTTGATTCTGGGTGTGTTGACAGCCATTCCACGTGATCTGTATGAGGCTGCTGAAGTGGACGGGGCTTCCGCATTCCAGAAATTCCGAATCATTACGATGCCGTTCATTTTGTTTGCGACTACACCAGTGCTCATTATGCAGTTTGCGGGTAACTTCAACAATTTCAATGTGATCTTCCTGCTGACCAACGGCAATCCGCTACGTGGGGATTATCAGTATGCTGGGGCAACGGATCTGCTCGTAACCTGGCTCTACAAGCTTACGCTGGACAACAATAAATTCAACATGGCTTCAGCGGTAGGTATTATTATCTTCCTGATTATCGCTTCATTCTCCATCTGGAATTTCCGCCGCTCCAAATCATTTAAGGAGGAGGACATGATTCAATGAAGACACGCAATAATCCGGTGCGCCTGGCTGTGAGTTACCTATTACTACTGATCATTGCCGTCGTCTCCATCTATCCGGTGCTCTGGATTTTTCTCTCTTCCTTAAGACCGGGTGCGGCATTGTTTAGTGAGCGTTTATGGCCAGAAGCCTACACGCTGTCCCATTATGGTGA
This genomic interval carries:
- a CDS encoding sugar ABC transporter permease, producing the protein MQQQHVPVPVGPGRERQHRMTAAICSIILQGLGQLYNRQWIKGIVLLLLEGVGLAYLLPRLSQAVWGVWTLGENTQRFVKVNGSTVLQKGDHSIFLLLDGIIVLLVFFVFILIYILNIRDAYMTGLAREEGKQIRSAGATIRNMMDRNFPYLFLSIPALGILFFTIMPILFTVTIAFTNYSAPDHIPPAKLVDWVGFKTFSDLIQLKSWSQTFYGVLTWTVIWAILATVTTYFGGVLVALLIEQRGIRFKKVWRTIFILPYAIPQIISLLLMRNLFNGQFGPINTYMRAFGLEGLPWLTDPFWAKVTVIVVNMWIGIPVSMVLILGVLTAIPRDLYEAAEVDGASAFQKFRIITMPFILFATTPVLIMQFAGNFNNFNVIFLLTNGNPLRGDYQYAGATDLLVTWLYKLTLDNNKFNMASAVGIIIFLIIASFSIWNFRRSKSFKEEDMIQ